From one Brachypodium distachyon strain Bd21 chromosome 4, Brachypodium_distachyon_v3.0, whole genome shotgun sequence genomic stretch:
- the LOC104584873 gene encoding uncharacterized protein LOC104584873, with product MRCSMRVRSKDVLWDEELADNILTHTGGSEFLELVVGSNIELEERVDKAKDDAKPIQLSNHGGTYSISFVFASNAKQRTILLCCSESIPIKQKATAKATCAAQYTEEIICRLIHNKLPIIAPSSSSLSIIHFPSFLVYRQQIKKETCSCQGANKQRSICRCRCIRLAWEASGVQLYIWGLIHHDVNNVDGHEVVIMLLLTGTMAWYSTNESLSCRGSPLPSVMHPLRTFSSSATTHRLFDNNDRASLRTSLHRVQSLHHSPPPFVPPSTFLCRTIAKHFHRNAKPLLDELTVQLRDPPTSALGGEPMESDGERSVEPVSALFCVVRRTVNF from the exons ATGAGGTGTTCGATGAGAGTTCGCTCCAAGGATGTGCTGTGGGATGAGGAGCTTGCTGACAACATTCTCACACATACCGGTGGGTCAGAATTCCTAGAGCTTGTTGTGGGATCTAATATAGAGCTTGAAGAAAGAGTTGATAAAGCCAAAGATGATGCAAAACCGATCCAG CTATCAAATCATGGAGGGACCTACTCTATCAGCTTTGTTTTTGCCTCCAACGCCAAGCAAAGAACCATTCTGCTTTGCTGCTCCGAAAGCATCCCAATTAAGCAGAAGGCAACGGCCAAAGCTACGTGTGCAGCTCAGTACACTGAAGAGATCATTTGCAGATTAATCCACAACAAGCTACCTATCATAGCCCCGAGCTCTTCCTCGCTATCCATCATTCACTTCCCTAGTTTTCTGGTATATCGTCAGCAAATTAAGAAGGAAACATGTAGCTGTCAAG GGGCTAACAAGCAGAGATCCATTTGTAGGTGCCGATGCATTAGGTTAGCTTGGGAAGCTTCTGGTGTTCAATTGTACATATGGGGATTAATTCATCACGATGTCAATAACGTTGACG GCCATGAAGTTGTCATCATGCTCCTCCTCACTGGCACTATGGCGTGGTACTCTACAAACGAATCTTTGTCGTGTCGAGGCTCTCCGCTGCCCAGCGTCATGCACCCGCTGCGCACCTTCAGTTCCTCGGCAACAACGCACAGGCTCTTTGACAATAATGACAGAGCGTCGCTGCGGACAAGTCTCCATCGCGTCCAGTCGCTCCACCACTCGCCACCACCCTTCGTCCCTCCAAGCACCTTCCTATGCCGCACCATCGCCAAGCACTTCCACCGGAACGCCAAGCCGCTACTGGACGAACTGACCGTGCAGCTCAGGGACCCACCGACATCGGCACTAGGCGGTGAACCAATGGAGTCTGATGGTGAGCGGAGCGTGGAGCCGGTATCTGCATTGTTTTGTGTAGTGAGACGAACGGTGAATTTTTGA